Part of the Rhizobium glycinendophyticum genome, CTGGACCCTGGCCTTGATTTCTCCGGTTCCGGCGGCACGTATCACATCATGGTCGACCTTGGCGACTTCGACTGTCACCAAGGGAACCTCGGCTTCGGCTTTCTTCGACGAATCCTCGCAGGACGAGAGCGTCAGCATGGAAAGGGTCGCAAGCAGCGACACCTTCCATAGTCTGCCAGGGTGGCGCAGGCCTTTGGGTGGATTGAGCATAGGGGTTTCCGAGTGAAGTGGCAGATGGGTGGACTTTTATTCATCAACCATTGAATATATGTCGGATTATTGGGCTAAAGTCAATTCGGAGGAAATTTCCAGATGACACCAGCGGAGCGACATCGCGGACGCCCCAAAAAAGGCGATGAACATGATACCGAGAGCCTGCTTGAAGCAGCATTGGCGAGCTTCGCCGAGCACGGTTTCGACAAGACGCCGCTACGCCTGATTGCAGCAAGGGCGGGAGTGGACGTCGCCCTCATCTCTTACCGCTACGGCTCCAAGTTTGGGCTTTGGAAAGCCGTCGTGACCTCTGTTGCCGAAGAATCGCTTCTGCAGACCGAGGACTTTCTGCGTCATGCAGAAACGCTGCCGGTCGACCAGCGACTGCAGTTTATCTGCACCAGACTGGTCGACACCATCTTCCAGCGCCCCGCCTTCTCGAAGGTTCTGCTTTCTGAAACAATATCTAATATAAGCGCGGAACGTAAAGAACTGATTAGTGGTACACTCATGAAGCCGATGCACGACCTGATCATGTCATCCTTGCGCGACATGAATTTGATCCAAGATCTGGAGCAGCAACCGGACCCTGGTCTTTCACTGACAGTCGCAATTGCATCCGCAGGCCTCGTGTCTTCGACCGGTAGCTTTGCAACCCTGTTTACCAACATTGGGGATGACAGGCAGAGACTGGAGGAAGATCTCGCGAGATTGCTCTGTCGGATCTTGAGACAAAGCTGAACCGATAAACCCTGGCGTTTTACCAATAGGTGAAAGGCCGTCAGCCCTCCTAATGAAAATATGTGGTAACGTTTCCACATTGGGAGTTGACGGCAACGAGGCGGTGCACTAGCCTTTATGAAAACGTTACCACATCGGGAGGAAATCGATGAAACTCGCGCGGCTCAACCGCCTCTTCGGCACGTCTGGAAACTGCTTCGACGTCGCCATCGACCACGGCATGTTCAACGAGCGCACCTTTCTCGCGGGCATCGAGAACATGCGCACCGCGATCGACGTCATCGCCGCAGCCGCCCCGGATGCGATCCAGCTCCCGCCGGGCACAGCCCCCATGTTGCAGTCGATCCCCGGGAAGGCACGCCCAGCCCTCGTGCTGCGCACCGACATCGCCAACATCTACGGCAATCCGCTTCCAAGCGCCTTGTTCTCCGAGATCATTGACCGCCCTGTCGAACAGGCGATCGCGCTCGATGCCGCATGCGTCGTCGTCAACCTGCTGATGCTGCCGAACCAGCCGGAGGTCTACCGGGCCTGCGTGCGCAACGTGAACAGCCTGAAGCGCGAATGCGAGATCTACGGCATGCCGCTAATGGTCGAGCCGCTGGTCATGCAGGACAATTCCAAGGGCGCCTACATGGTGGACGGCGCGATCGACAAGATCCTGCCGCTGGTACGCCAAGCCGCAGAACTCGGTGCCGACATCATCAAGGCCGACCCATGCGACGACGTGACGGAATATCACCGCGTGATCGAGATTGCCCAAGGCCTGCCGGTACTCGTGCGCGGCGGTGGCAGGGTCTCCGACCAGGAAATCCTCTCGCGCACCAAGGTGCTGATGGAGCAGGGCGCTCGCGGCATCGTCTATGGCCGCAACGTCATCCAGCACGCCAATCCGGGCGGCATGACCCGTGCGTTGATGGCCATCGTTCATGACGGCGCAACCGCCGATGAGGCGTCCAGCCACCTCGTCTGAGGCAGCGTGACGGGAGGAGGAAAGCTATGAAGACATTTCGTTTCGGCGTCATCGGCTGCGGCCTGATGGGACGCGAGTTTGCCAGCGCCGCCGCGCGCTGGATGCATCTGACGGACGCCAAGGCCCGGCCGGAGATCGTCGCCGTCTGCGACACCAATCCTGACCTGATGGGGTGGTTTCAGACCCACGTCCCATCAGTAGCTCAGGCCACAACCGACTACCGCGAACTGCTGGCCAATCCGGATGTGGACGCCATCTACTGCGCAGTCCCCCATGTCCTGCATGCGGAGTTCTACACGGACATTCTGA contains:
- a CDS encoding TetR/AcrR family transcriptional regulator, with translation MTPAERHRGRPKKGDEHDTESLLEAALASFAEHGFDKTPLRLIAARAGVDVALISYRYGSKFGLWKAVVTSVAEESLLQTEDFLRHAETLPVDQRLQFICTRLVDTIFQRPAFSKVLLSETISNISAERKELISGTLMKPMHDLIMSSLRDMNLIQDLEQQPDPGLSLTVAIASAGLVSSTGSFATLFTNIGDDRQRLEEDLARLLCRILRQS
- a CDS encoding class I fructose-bisphosphate aldolase — protein: MKLARLNRLFGTSGNCFDVAIDHGMFNERTFLAGIENMRTAIDVIAAAAPDAIQLPPGTAPMLQSIPGKARPALVLRTDIANIYGNPLPSALFSEIIDRPVEQAIALDAACVVVNLLMLPNQPEVYRACVRNVNSLKRECEIYGMPLMVEPLVMQDNSKGAYMVDGAIDKILPLVRQAAELGADIIKADPCDDVTEYHRVIEIAQGLPVLVRGGGRVSDQEILSRTKVLMEQGARGIVYGRNVIQHANPGGMTRALMAIVHDGATADEASSHLV